One Phaseolus vulgaris cultivar G19833 chromosome 2, P. vulgaris v2.0, whole genome shotgun sequence DNA window includes the following coding sequences:
- the LOC137810158 gene encoding wall-associated receptor kinase-like 14 — translation MFLRRRTNLVIVLTILMACTARAQNVTCNRQCGKQSLQFPFGFSEGCEIRLNCFDNQVQIYEFLVQNVTDSNIFVNLPGKCNRRMESIEPLFQSNFAPSVNNSFLVQNCSEQFGGCVIPASNFGESCDKKSGNISCFSKQDGADVVKYTDLNGTKCKYLFSAVSFGQSHETVLQFQMVELGWWLHGQCDECSDNSTCTPVPLQGGFRCQCIHGFTGDGFRMGTGCRKTSASSCSASTLTSGGCGKATKIGVAVGAIIAGALVMAGLFLLCYCARRRSIWLGKHTRVKRQLREAAGNSSIPFYPYKEVEKATNSFSEKHRLGTGAFGTVYAGKLHNDEWVAIKKLRQRDTNSADQVMNEIKLLTSVSHPNLVRLLGCCVEKGEQILVYEFMQNGTLSQHLQRERSEGLPWTVRLTIATETANAIAYLHSEIHPPIYHRDIKSSNILLDYQFKSKIADFGLSRLGLTETSHISTAPQGTPGYVDPQYHQNFHLSDKSDVYSFGVVLVEIITAMKAVDFSRPRTEVNLAALAVDRIRRGAVDEIIDPFLEPHRDAWTLYSIHKVAELAFRCLAFHSDMRPTMMEVAEELEHIKRSGWASMEETAMASSNGSTCSSPRNGSEKSLSGINKAGQGSARLIVPQKIERFFHSVELKDSSPVSVHDPIHWSSGHSSPSSNSLLVNVIP, via the exons ATGTTTCTTCGCCGCCGTACAAATCTCGTTATAGTTCTTACGATCTTGATGGCGTGCACAGCAAGAGCGCAAAACGTCACCTGCAATAGGCAATGCGGGAAGCAGAGTCTTCAGTTCCCTTTCGGGTTCTCCGAGGGTTGTGAAATCAGACTAAACTGTTTCGACAACCAAGTCCAAATTTACGAATTTCTGGTCCAAAACGTTACCGACAGCAACATATTCGTCAACCTCCCTGGAAAATGCAACCGCAGAATGGAATCCATTGAGCCACTTTTCCAAAGCAATTTTGCTCCCTCGGTTAACAACAGCTTTTTGGTGCAAAATTGCAGCGAGCAGTTTGGTGGGTGCGTTATTCCTGCTTCGAATTTTGGGGAAAGCTGCGATAAGAAAAGTGGTAATATCAGTTGCTTTTCGAAACAAGATGGGGCGGATGTTGTGAAATACACAGATTTGAATGGAACTAAGTGTAAGTACTTGTTCTCTGCGGTTTCTTTTGGGCAGAGCCATGAGACTGTGCTGCAGTTTCAGATGGTCGAGTTGGGGTGGTGGCTTCATGGACAGTGTGATGAATGTTCTGACAACTCTACCTGCACACCGGTCCCTCTCCAAGGAGGTTTTCGGTGCCAGTGTATCCATGGCTTCACCGGCGACGGCTTCAGAATGGGCACCGGTTGCCGGAAAA CTTCGGCTTCAAGTTGCAGTGCTTCAACACTAACTTCCGGGGGATGTGGAAAAGCAACCAAAATCGGTGTCGCTGTTGGAG CAATCATAGCTGGAGCTTTGGTGATGGCTGGTCTGTTTCTTCTATGCTACTGTGCTAGGCGCCGTTCTATTTGGTTGGGAAAACATACCAGAGTAAAGCGCCAATTACGTGAAGCTGCAGGCAACTCAAGCATACCTTTCTATCCCTACAAAGAAGTAGAAAAAGCCACAAATTCTTTCTCTGAGAAACACAGGCTGGGAACTGGGGCATTTGGTACAGTTTATGCCGGGAAACTGCACAATGATGAATGGGTTGCTATAAAGAAGTTAAGGCAAAGAGACACCAATAGTGCTGACCAAGTCATGAACGAGATCAAGCTCCTTACTTCAGTGAGTCACCCAAATTTAGTTCGCCTCTTAGGTTGCTGCGTAGAGAAGGGAGAACAGATCCTTGTTTATGAATTTATGCAAAATGGAACACTTTCACAGCACTTGCAGAGAGAGAGGAGTGAAGGACTACCGTGGACAGTAAGACTTACCATTGCTACTGAAACTGCTAATGCTATAGCATATCTTCATTCCGAAATCCATCCCCCAATTTACCACAGAGACATAAAATCTAGTAATATACTTTTGGATTATCAATTCAAATCAAAGATAGCTGATTTTGGGCTTTCTAGGCTTGGCTTGACAGAAACATCTCATATCTCAACCGCTCCACAAGGGACTCCGGGTTATGTCGATCCCCAATATCACCAGAACTTCCATCTTTCTGATAAAAGTGATGTGTACAGTTTTGGAGTTGTCTTGGTAGAGATAATAACTGCCATGAAAGCGGTTGATTTTTCTCGACCTCGGACTGAGGTTAACTTAGCTGCACTTGCCGTAGATAGGATTAGGAGGGGTGCTGTAGATGAGATCATAGACCCCTTCCTTGAACCACATAGAGATGCTTGGACACTATATTCTATTCATAAGGTAGCTGAGCTTGCATTTAGATGCCTTGCTTTTCATAGTGACATGAGGCCTACTATGATGGAAGTGGCAGAGGAGCTAGAACACATTAAACGCAGTGGATGGGCATCTATGGAGGAAACTGCCATGGCTTCATCGAATGGGTCCACTTGTTCATCACCTCGCAATGGAAGTGAGAAGTCACTGAGTGGTATAAACAAGGCGGGCCAAGGGAGTGCGAGATTGATAGTTCCGCAGAAGATTGAGAGATTTTTTCATTCTGTGGAGCTGAAGGACAGTTCTCCTGTATCAGTGCATGATCCTATTCATTGGTCGAGTGGACACAGCTCACCTTCGTCAAACAGCTTGTTGGTAAATGTCATCCCCTGA
- the LOC137810160 gene encoding thioredoxin-like protein HCF164, chloroplastic, whose protein sequence is MARLTSPNPIALHRFQPCFPIPRFTANPQRRRINSRKFQTFVCQTNPNLDHKDTSPSEQEKLLVEPTTVNAETTKTTTTTSLPQLPNKDVNNKIALVSTLAALGLFLSARLDFGVSLKDLSVIAVPYEEALSNGKPTVVEFYADWCEVCRELAPDVYKVEQQYKDQVNFVMLNVDNTKWEQELDEFGVEGIPHFAFLDKEGNEEGNVVGRLPRQYLLENVDALARGQASVPHARVVGQYSSAEARKVHQVVDPRSHG, encoded by the exons ATGGCGCGTCTCACATCTCCAAACCCCATCGCCCTGCACAGATTCCAACCATGTTTTCCAATTCCTCGCTTCACTGCAAATCCTCAACGCCGTCGCATCAACAGCCGCAAATTCCAGACCTTCGTTTGCCAAACAAATCCTAACCTCGATCACAAGGATACCTCTCCATCG GAACAAGAAAAACTGCTGGTCGAACCTACAACGGTAAATGCTGAGACCACCAAGACAACAACAACAACTTCACTTCCTCAATTGCCAAACAAAGATGTCAACAACAAAATCGCACTTGTTTCTACCTTAGCGGCTTTAGGACTTTTCCTGTCTGCCAGGCTGGATTTCGGTGTTTCTCTAAAGGATCTCTCTGTCATTGCAGTGCCTTACGAAGAG GCTCTCTCCAATGGGAAACCCACTGTGGTTGAGTTTTATGCGGATTGGTGTGAGGTATGTCGGGAATTAGCTCCTGACGTATACAAAGTTGAGCAGCAATACAA GGATCAAGTGAATTTTGTTATGTTGAATGTTGATAACACAAAGTGGGAGCAAGAGCTCGACGAATTTGGCGTGGAGGGTATTCCTCATTTTGCATTCCTTGATAAAGAAGGGAATGAGGAGGGTAATGTTGTGGGTAGGCTTCCAAGACAGTACCTGCTTGAAAATGTAGATGCTCTTGCTCGTGGACAAGCATCCGTTCCTCATGCTCGTGTTGTAGGCCAATATTCAAGTGCTGAAGCAAGGAAGGTGCATCAAGTTGTTGATCCAAGAAGTCATGGTTAG
- the LOC137810161 gene encoding uncharacterized protein — protein MVCAISSSPFSTLSFRRLVVRNATSSSCKPHVAKPLSALPSAGRRQLLFFLTASTALTARESVAQDIPLFGIRKSLKKVEEEAEEIVKEGFEAADKGLVAAEKGLETAEKELVEAEREIEGAVSFGGLAQAGAVAGAEAFGILVATAVVNGILGAEAQKS, from the coding sequence ATGGTTTGTGCAATCTCGTCGTCACCGTTCTCAACTCTCTCGTTTCGTCGTCTGGTTGTGCGCAATGCCACATCGTCTTCGTGCAAGCCGCATGTTGCGAAACCATTGTCGGCACTTCCGAGCGCGGGCCGAAGGCAGTTGCTGTTTTTTCTGACGGCATCGACGGCGCTGACGGCGAGGGAATCCGTGGCGCAGGACATTCCCTTGTTCGGGATACGGAAGAGTCTGAAGAAAGTGGAGGAGGAAGCGGAGGAGATTGTGAAGGAGGGGTTTGAGGCTGCGGACAAGGGGTTGGTGGCGGCGGAGAAGGGGCTGGAGACAGCGGAGAAGGAGCTGGTCGAGGCGGAGAGGGAGATAGAAGGGGCGGTGAGTTTTGGAGGATTGGCCCAAGCGGGGGCGGTGGCGGGAGCGGAGGCTTTTGGGATTTTGGTTGCAACGGCGGTGGTGAACGGTATTCTGGGAGCGGAAGCTCAAAAGTCGTGA
- the LOC137810159 gene encoding uncharacterized protein, whose product MAEEAPASETSVTMPPPAEASVVDETLNSSENDKSGISVDAGTAQGVEESVSNAEASVSDPQKSLELANELMEIGNQAIKENDFGEAADNFSRALEIRVSHYGELAPECVHTYYKYGCALLYKAQEEADPLADVPKKEDGSQLGSTKEGPVKSSVNAESSTASFSSNAGQDVTSTDQGEAVDDGSTKNDQEEGDEDSEAEDLAEADEDETDLDLAWKMLDIARAIVEKQSVNTIEQVDILSTLADVALEREDFETSLSDYQKALSILEQLVEPDDRKIADLNFRICLCLEVGSKPQEAIAYCQKATSVCKARLQRLTKEVKSCSDLTSASDLTQDVSTCPSSDSNNSSMDKQSEIETLKGLSSELEKKLEDLQQLVSNPKSILAEILGIAAAKAGNGKESSLGMVSSSQLATVKNNGGFDSPSISTAHTNGSGGVTHLGVVGRGVKRASNASPAEGSTPKKPALESTEDKGDGNGC is encoded by the exons ATGGCGGAAGAAGCTCCTGCATCTGAAACCTCCGTCACAATGCCTCCGCCGGCGGAAGCTTCCGTGGTGGACGAAACCCTAAACTCTTCTGAGAACGACAAGAGCGGAATCTCCGTCGATGCCGGTACAGCGCAGGGTGTTGAAGAGTCAGTGTCTAACGCTGAAGCTTCCGTTAGCGATCCTCAGAAGTCTCTGGAGTTGGCGAATGAGCTGATGGAAATAGGGAACCAGGCAATTAAAGAGAACGATTTTGGGGAAGCAGCTGATAACTTTAGCCGTGCTCTCGAAATCAG AGTGTCTCATTATGGTGAACTTGCTCCTGAGTGTGTGCACACATACTACAAATATGGGTGTGCTCTTTTGTACAAGGCTCAGGAGGAAGCTGATCCTTTGGCTGATGTCCCCAAGAAGGAGGATGGATCTCAACTTGGCTCCACAAAAGAAGGACCTGTAAAGAGTTCTGTGAACGCTGAATCTTCCACTGCTTCTTTTTCGAGCAATGCTGGGCAGGATGTGACTTCAACTGATCAGGGTGAAGCAGTCGATGATG GGTCCACCAAGAACGACCAAGAAGAAGGTGACGAGGATAGTGAAGCTGAGGACTTGGCTGAAGCTGATGAAGATGAGACTGACCTGGATCTGGCATGGAAAATGCTTGATATTGCTAGAGCCATTGTTGAAAAGCAATCTGTCAATACAATAGAGCAGGTGGACATATTATCAACATTGGCAGATGTTGCATTGGAAAGAG AGGATTTTGAAACTTCCCTCTCGGATTACCAGAAGGCGCTGTCCATCTTAGAACAGCTGGTTGAACCAGATGATAGAAAAATTGCTGACCT AAACTTTCGCATATGCTTGTGTTTGGAGGTTGGTTCTAAGCCTCAAGAAGCAATTGCTTACTGTCAGAAGGCTACATCTGTTTGTAAGGCACGATTGCAACGTCTTACAAAGGAAGTAAAGAGTTGTTCTGATTTGACATCTGCTTCCGACTTAACCCAGGATGTTTCAACATGCCCCAGTTCTGACTCTAACAACTCAAGTATGGATAAGCAATCAGAGATTGAAACTCTCAAAGGTCTATCAAGTGAGCTGGAAAAGAAG CTTGAAGATCTGCAACAGTTAGTTTCAAACCCAAAGTCCATTCTCGCTGAGATCCTAGGAATAGCCGCGGCCAAGGCAGGCAATGGGAAGGAATCATCTCTGGGAATGGTGAGTTCCTCACAGTTGGCTACTGTAAAGAACAATGGAGGTTTTGACTCTCCATCCATTTCAACTGCCCACACCAATGGATCTGGTGGAGTCACACACCTTGGTGTGGTAGGAAGAGGAGTTAAGCGAGCATCAAATGCCAGTCCGGCAGAAGGAAGCACACCAAAGAAACCAGCGTTAGAATCAACTGAAGACAAAGGTGATGGCAACGGTTGCTGA
- the LOC137810157 gene encoding BTB/POZ domain-containing protein At5g66560-like, protein MLSFQYLKNSVQLKSVCITTNPGIFLRKMATGEQLNSRGQAWFCTTELPSDLVVEVENMNFHLQKSPVMSKSRKLHRLITHQEENHSSATTTEAEEGRKHSHLVLADFPGGSETFELAAKFCFGTKIDLTSSNVVPLRCAGEFLEMTEGHSEENLISKTETFLSQSVLNSVKDSIIALKSSQRLMPLAETLGIPRRCINSIVSAQALFRWPVSDSAYTLRGRSGRKGVIGSEEDSWFEEFTLLGLPMFKQLIIAMKGSELKPEMIETCLMQYAKKHIPGLSRSNRKALTSSSSEAEQKELLEIVISNLSPKHSTQVRFLFGLLRTATMLSASEACRDVLEKKIGSQLDEVTLDDLLIPSYSYLNETLYDIDCVARILGYFLEEERNVAAIDGRVPTSPALMLVGKLIDCYLSEIASDANLKPKKFYDLVISVPDQARLFHDGVYRAVDVYLKAHPWVSKSDREKICEVLDCQKLTLEACTHAAQNERLPLRAVVRVLFFEQVELRHAIAGTLMAAEEPARHSVASADAHGRGAGEGCTHDRGDINTWQMTVRENQVLRLDMDSMRSRVHQLERECSSMKRVIEKMDRTGPQGGGAWMALGRKFGCKFKPQVCNSHEPPMVVDKREGRPHRRPHRE, encoded by the exons ATGCTTAGTTTTCAGTATCTTAAGAATTCAGTTCAACTGAAATCTGTTTGTATTACTACGAATCCTGGTATTTTTCTGAGGAAAATGGCAACAGGGGAACAGCTGAATTCCAGAGGGCAAGCATG GTTTTGCACAACGGAATTGCCAAGTGACCTTGTGGTTGAAGTTGAAAATATGAACTTCCATCTTCAAAAG TCCCCTGTGATGTCAAAGAGTCGAAAGCTTCACCGGCTAATAACCCACCAAGAAGAAAATCATTCCTCTGCTACCACAACAGAAGCAGAAGAGGGGAGGAAACACTCTCATTTGGTGCTCGCAGATTTTCCCGGCGGCTCCGAGACCTTTGAATTAGCCGCGAAATTCTGTTTCGGCACAAAAATTGACTTAACTTCTTCCAATGTGGTTCCTCTCCGCTGCGCCGGGGAGTTTCTAGAGATGACGGAAGGACACTCCGAAGAAAACCTCATCTCCAAGACAGAGACCTTTCTCTCTCAGTCAGTGCTCAACAGCGTCAAGGACTCTATCATAGCTTTGAAATCCAGCCAGCGCTTAATGCCTCTCGCGGAGACTTTAGGCATCCCGCGGAGGTGCATCAATTCCATCGTCTCCGCTCAAGCACTGTTTAGGTGGCCGGTGAGCGATTCCGCTTACACGCTGCGGGGAAGAAGCGGAAGAAAAGGCGTAATCGGTAGTGAAGAGGACTCTTGGTTTGAGGAGTTCACGCTTCTAGGTTTACCTATGTTCAAGCAATTAATTATCGCCATGAAAGGATCAGAGTTGAAGCCAGAGATGATCGAAACCTGCCTAATGCAATACGCTAAGAAACACATTCCAGGTTTGTCAAGGTCCAATCGGAAGGCCTTGACATCATCTTCTTCAGAAGCAGAACAGAAAGAGTTACTTGAGATTGTGATCTCGAACCTCTCACCCAAGCACTCCACGCAGGTGAGGTTTCTCTTCGGACTGTTGCGAACCGCTACTATGCTGAGCGCTTCCGAAGCATGCAGAGACGTGTTGGAGAAGAAGATAGGATCGCAGCTCGATGAAGTTACTCTCGATGACCTTCTCATacctagctattcatacctaaACGAAACATTGTATGATATCGATTGCGTAGCGAGGATTTTAGGTTACTTTTTGGAAGAAGAACGAAACGTGGCTGCAATCGACGGCCGCGTACCGACGTCGCCGGCGCTTATGCTCGTCGGAAAACTCATCGACTGTTATCTTTCAGAGATCGCTTCCGATGCGAATCTCAAGCCTAAGAAATTCTACGATCTCGTTATATCAGTTCCTGATCAAGCGAGACTGTTCCACGACGGTGTCTATCGTGCCGTAGATGTCTACCTCAAG GCGCATCCATGGGTTTCGAAATCGGATAGGGAGAAGATTTGTGAAGTGTTGGACTGTCAGAAACTTACACTGGAGGCGTGCACGCACGCCGCGCAGAATGAAAGGCTCCCGCTGCGAGCGGTGGTTCGCGTGCTCTTCTTCGAGCAAGTTGAACTGCGACACGCCATCGCCGGAACGCTGATGGCAGCGGAGGAGCCGGCGAGGCATTCTGTGGCGTCGGCGGATGCACACGGCAGGGGAGCAGGGGAAGGATGCACGCACGATCGCGGCGATATCAACACGTGGCAGATGACGGTGAGGGAGAATCAGGTGCTTCGCTTGGACATGGATAGCATGAGGTCGCGGGTGCATCAGCTAGAACGAGAGTGTTCTTCGATGAAACGGGTGATTGAGAAGATGGACAGGACGGGCCCACAAGGTGGCGGGGCGTGGATGGCTCTGGGAAGGAAGTTCGGTTGCAAGTTCAAACCGCAGGTTTGTAATTCGCATGAGCCACCAATGGTTGTTGACAAGCGCGAGGGTAGGCCCCACCGGCGTCCGCATCGTGAATAA